In Micromonospora purpureochromogenes, a single window of DNA contains:
- a CDS encoding DUF4352 domain-containing protein, translating into MRKTTTLALLATGLIALGCGSGATDDATSSKDDAGSAKGEDKPAKTAKIGQAARDGKFEFTVKSSKCGVAKVGTSMIGDKAQGQFCLVTINVKNIGKEPQTLDGSSQKAYAADGTEYSSDTEAGLYANKEQSTFFEEINPGNQVTGVFVFDIPKNVKLTKLELHDSMFSGGIEVALS; encoded by the coding sequence ATGCGCAAGACCACCACTCTCGCCCTGCTCGCCACCGGCCTCATCGCGCTGGGCTGCGGCTCCGGTGCCACCGACGACGCCACCAGCAGCAAGGACGACGCCGGGAGCGCCAAGGGCGAAGACAAGCCGGCGAAGACCGCGAAGATCGGCCAGGCGGCCCGGGACGGGAAGTTTGAGTTCACGGTGAAGTCGTCGAAGTGCGGCGTCGCGAAGGTCGGCACCTCGATGATCGGCGACAAGGCCCAGGGCCAGTTCTGCCTGGTCACGATCAACGTCAAGAACATCGGCAAGGAGCCGCAGACCCTCGACGGCAGTAGCCAGAAGGCCTACGCGGCCGACGGCACCGAGTACTCGTCCGACACGGAGGCCGGCCTCTACGCCAACAAGGAGCAGAGCACCTTCTTCGAGGAGATCAACCCCGGCAACCAGGTGACCGGCGTGTTCGTCTTCGACATCCCGAAGAACGTGAAGCTCACCAAGCTCGAGCTCCACGACTCGATGTTCTCCGGCGGCATCGAGGTCGCCCTCAGCTGA
- a CDS encoding restriction endonuclease subunit S, producing MTSDHVVPLRRLFRVVNGGTPTPAQANWNGSVPWATPVDLGASAGAISQTQRTLTQLGARTGSRVVPAGSLILSTRAPIGYIAIAQREMAFNQGCRALVATSPVDIRYFYYQLSAATKELQSLGQGSTFQELSSEVLASHLVHAPDLEDQRRIADFLESEVGRIDRLAKVQQEMLLRLNERDLAILDSKIEELFGAFGAAPFRRYIASVEQGSSPQCDNMPAEVGEWGVLKVSSVKRGAFHPSENKKLPNEMAPAIRYEVREGDLLVTRANTPALVGAAAVVGRVRRKLMLCDKIFRIRTTSGLDKSFLAMVARGTRIRDLCAAASHGTSQSMANLKIEEIKEWPIPAAPLAAQRLMLSEVSAHHGATADLGAAVRRQLGLLRERRHALIRAAVSGQIDLTTGRGVDL from the coding sequence ATGACCTCAGACCATGTGGTTCCACTCCGGCGGCTCTTCCGAGTCGTTAATGGGGGCACGCCGACACCGGCTCAGGCGAACTGGAATGGGTCGGTGCCATGGGCAACACCAGTTGACCTCGGCGCTTCCGCAGGTGCCATTAGCCAAACTCAACGCACCCTCACACAGCTTGGTGCACGTACCGGATCGCGGGTGGTACCGGCCGGCTCGCTAATCCTGTCCACGCGGGCACCAATCGGCTACATCGCGATCGCGCAGAGGGAGATGGCATTCAATCAGGGTTGCCGTGCCCTTGTGGCGACCAGCCCGGTTGACATCCGCTACTTCTACTATCAGCTGTCGGCGGCGACCAAAGAGCTCCAGTCACTCGGGCAGGGTAGTACTTTTCAAGAACTGTCTTCCGAGGTGCTAGCTAGCCATCTGGTTCATGCCCCTGACTTGGAGGATCAGCGGCGGATCGCCGACTTCCTTGAGAGTGAGGTTGGGCGGATCGACCGCTTAGCGAAGGTGCAGCAGGAGATGCTCCTGAGGTTGAATGAGCGGGATCTTGCGATTCTTGACTCAAAGATCGAGGAGCTGTTTGGCGCCTTCGGCGCTGCTCCCTTCAGAAGGTACATCGCCAGCGTCGAGCAGGGATCAAGCCCTCAGTGTGACAACATGCCAGCGGAGGTTGGCGAGTGGGGCGTGTTGAAGGTCAGTAGCGTGAAGCGTGGTGCCTTTCATCCATCGGAAAATAAAAAACTTCCAAACGAGATGGCGCCAGCTATCCGCTATGAAGTCAGAGAGGGGGACCTGCTCGTGACCCGTGCCAACACCCCTGCGCTTGTGGGTGCGGCGGCAGTGGTCGGACGGGTTCGACGGAAGCTAATGCTCTGCGACAAGATCTTCCGGATCAGGACAACTTCAGGGCTTGACAAGAGCTTTCTTGCGATGGTTGCGCGGGGAACCAGAATTCGCGACCTCTGTGCAGCTGCGTCTCATGGAACTTCCCAATCAATGGCCAATTTGAAGATCGAAGAGATTAAGGAATGGCCTATACCGGCTGCTCCCTTAGCGGCCCAACGGCTCATGCTGTCCGAGGTGTCCGCGCACCACGGGGCTACCGCAGATCTTGGAGCGGCGGTAAGGCGACAGCTCGGCCTTCTCCGCGAGCGACGACATGCCTTGATCAGGGCGGCTGTGTCGGGTCAGATCGACTTGACGACGGGGCGGGGGGTCGACCTATGA
- a CDS encoding N-6 DNA methylase yields the protein MQETPTITAAEIARLAGVGRAAVSNWRKRHADFPAPVGGTAASPEFDLIQVEKWLRGQGKLPELATADRLWRHLAAASESPAAGLAAVGALLLARQRGGRPRRTDPHLAPLLPDVDALADELGPQGAFDELWQRFSAPGPGRLFATPDDLADLMVGLADVGGGSVLDPAAGSGAILRAAVRAGCTSAYGQELDEDLATLARLWLALREVPGDVVAGDSLRADAFAGRAFDAVVCHPPFGATNWGDEELGHDPRWIVGTTPRTEPELAWAQHALARLRVGGHAVLLMPPTVASRRAGKRIRSELLRWGHLRAVIALPPGVAAPHGVPLHLWVLRRAAADAPPPARALLVDAAGGELAETSPRVLAAWRAFAAAPDAEVEEAGFARAVPVIELLDEEVDLTPARRQPVVGEASGEHLVRTRERLAAVVGELSALMPQVTLAPDEADGQFLTVGELARAGALQLIGPVRAGSSEPSPEGPPVLTVQDVLAGSEPSGRIDDRYGQEIPLAVGDVVVPMIARQLTARVVAAEGSLLGRNLYLLRPNPAALDPWFLAGQLRTSANEKQASSLSGTLRFDIRRAQVRRLSLDEQRVHGEAFRRLDAFESAIRQAASLGAELAQLTADGLARGALRPDQRSSRKRPRA from the coding sequence GTGCAGGAGACCCCGACCATCACGGCAGCGGAGATCGCCCGGCTCGCCGGGGTCGGTCGGGCCGCGGTCAGCAACTGGCGCAAACGGCACGCCGACTTCCCCGCCCCGGTGGGCGGCACCGCCGCGAGCCCCGAGTTCGACCTGATCCAGGTCGAAAAGTGGCTCCGTGGCCAGGGCAAGCTCCCCGAGCTCGCCACCGCCGACCGGCTCTGGCGGCACCTCGCGGCAGCCAGCGAATCCCCGGCGGCCGGCCTCGCCGCAGTCGGTGCCCTGTTGCTGGCCCGCCAGCGCGGTGGTCGTCCCCGCCGGACCGACCCGCACCTGGCGCCCCTGTTGCCCGACGTCGACGCACTGGCTGACGAGTTGGGCCCGCAGGGCGCGTTCGACGAGTTGTGGCAACGGTTCTCCGCGCCAGGCCCGGGCCGCCTGTTCGCTACCCCCGACGACCTGGCCGACCTCATGGTCGGGCTCGCTGACGTCGGCGGCGGCTCCGTCCTCGACCCCGCCGCCGGGTCCGGCGCCATCCTGCGGGCCGCCGTCCGCGCCGGCTGCACCTCCGCGTACGGGCAGGAGCTCGACGAGGACCTCGCCACGCTCGCCCGACTATGGCTGGCCCTGCGGGAGGTGCCGGGAGATGTGGTCGCCGGGGACTCATTGCGGGCGGACGCCTTCGCCGGGCGCGCCTTCGACGCGGTCGTCTGCCATCCACCGTTCGGCGCCACCAACTGGGGCGACGAGGAACTCGGCCACGATCCACGCTGGATCGTCGGCACCACGCCACGTACTGAACCGGAGCTGGCCTGGGCGCAGCACGCCCTCGCCCGCCTGCGGGTCGGCGGACACGCCGTACTGCTGATGCCGCCCACGGTGGCCAGCCGACGGGCAGGCAAGCGGATCCGCAGTGAGCTGCTGCGTTGGGGCCACCTCCGCGCGGTGATCGCGCTTCCGCCGGGGGTGGCCGCGCCGCACGGCGTACCGCTGCACCTGTGGGTGCTGCGGCGGGCCGCGGCCGACGCGCCGCCACCGGCGCGGGCGCTGCTGGTCGACGCCGCCGGCGGCGAGCTGGCCGAGACCTCACCGCGGGTGCTGGCCGCGTGGCGGGCCTTCGCCGCCGCCCCCGACGCCGAGGTCGAGGAGGCCGGGTTTGCGCGAGCCGTCCCGGTCATCGAACTGCTCGACGAGGAGGTCGACCTCACCCCGGCGCGGCGGCAACCCGTCGTGGGCGAGGCGTCGGGAGAGCATCTGGTACGCACAAGGGAGCGGCTGGCCGCCGTCGTCGGCGAGCTGTCGGCCTTGATGCCGCAGGTCACGCTCGCGCCGGACGAGGCGGACGGGCAGTTCCTCACGGTGGGCGAGCTGGCACGGGCCGGTGCGCTCCAGTTGATCGGGCCGGTCCGGGCCGGCTCGTCCGAGCCGTCACCCGAAGGACCACCGGTGCTCACCGTTCAGGACGTGCTGGCGGGCAGCGAGCCGTCGGGCCGGATCGACGACCGGTACGGCCAGGAGATCCCGCTGGCGGTCGGGGATGTGGTGGTGCCGATGATCGCCCGGCAGCTCACCGCCCGGGTGGTCGCCGCCGAGGGGTCGCTGTTGGGGCGCAACCTCTACCTGCTGCGACCCAATCCGGCGGCGCTGGACCCGTGGTTCCTCGCGGGGCAGTTGCGGACGTCGGCCAACGAGAAACAGGCGTCGAGCCTGTCGGGGACGCTGCGGTTCGACATTCGGCGGGCGCAGGTCCGGCGGCTGTCGCTGGACGAGCAGCGGGTGCACGGTGAGGCGTTCCGCCGCCTCGACGCCTTCGAGTCGGCAATCCGACAGGCAGCGTCGCTGGGCGCAGAGCTGGCCCAGCTCACGGCCGATGGCCTCGCCCGCGGCGCGCTTCGTCCCGACCAGCGATCCAGCCGAAAGCGGCCAAGAGCGTAA
- a CDS encoding AAA family ATPase — MTFPEQPTAPLIELIFDRLAADSDVQADTAELVLAALTGDDDLTAALAGSPTRLDPHSPAHDEPSERIWLKSVTVAGFRGVGPERTLDIAPGPGLTLVVGRNGSGKSSFAEAVELALTGDSARWADKTSVWRTGWRNLHAPDPCRIGVELRVDGVATPTRVARAWPAGGELADAEVTVTSARGRRDGLTELGLARPLELYRPFLTAAELGRLAAGTQSQLFDALFAILGLDALTDADQRLMRAARPHDTAVKEVRAQRAALADLLAGVADDRARRAAVLLRGRGAVDLPTLTAILDEPDVATADEAVLLCRELAALDPPPADEVTRLAGQLREAATETLRYDGGRSRAALRSAELLRLALEHHEDRGDGPCPVCATGALDGGWRAAAAVTLTELRQRSVAAQTAATRLTALLRQAHHLIDDLTVPDGPGSPPPTGPPGSVGTGVPRHGVGTEVLTVHDGPRADTLTGLPLRGIGADAPRQRAGTEILRESAGTAGPRDGDGAEALLGALREAVAALRGVPGEPADLADHLAARYPAVVAAADAARAYAEGFLRQRDTGWRAAAAELRGWVAAVGGLAAREATLVRLKAARAWLKETGAAVRDERIAPFAAHSQRIWKQLRQESNIELGAMTLAGTNNRRRVVFPVSVDGADNGTALGVMSQGEMQALGLATFLPRSCAPESPFRFIVVDDPVQSMDPSKVDGLARVLAELAEDRQVVVFTHDTRLPDAVRRLDLGRARIVEVQRAERSVVTLRPASDPVTRYLDDAWALARNDELPADVRGPVVAELCRSAVEAACHLRVWRVRVTRGVPHDDIEAAIVDASRRLTTIVALAVFDDADRGGDVLGWLGRHGGWAVGAYRACREGVHGAYLADLPGLVTDARALAKVLA, encoded by the coding sequence ATGACCTTCCCCGAACAGCCCACCGCGCCGCTGATCGAGCTGATCTTCGACCGGCTCGCCGCCGACAGCGACGTGCAGGCCGACACCGCCGAACTGGTCCTCGCCGCCCTCACCGGCGACGACGACCTGACCGCCGCCCTCGCCGGCAGCCCCACCCGGCTCGACCCGCACTCCCCCGCGCACGACGAGCCGTCGGAGCGGATCTGGCTGAAGTCGGTGACCGTCGCCGGGTTCCGCGGCGTCGGCCCGGAGCGCACTCTCGACATCGCGCCCGGGCCGGGCCTCACCCTGGTCGTCGGCCGCAACGGCTCCGGCAAGTCGAGCTTCGCCGAGGCCGTCGAGCTGGCCCTCACCGGCGACAGCGCCCGCTGGGCCGACAAGACCAGCGTGTGGCGTACCGGGTGGCGCAACCTGCACGCCCCGGACCCGTGCCGGATCGGCGTGGAGCTGCGGGTCGACGGCGTGGCCACGCCGACCCGCGTGGCGCGGGCCTGGCCCGCCGGCGGCGAGCTGGCCGACGCCGAGGTGACCGTGACCAGCGCGCGGGGGCGGCGCGACGGCCTCACCGAGCTGGGCCTGGCCCGACCGCTGGAGCTGTACCGGCCGTTCCTCACCGCCGCCGAGCTGGGCCGGCTCGCCGCCGGCACGCAGAGCCAGCTCTTCGACGCGCTCTTCGCCATCCTCGGCCTGGACGCGCTGACCGACGCCGACCAGCGTCTGATGCGCGCCGCCCGGCCGCACGACACGGCTGTCAAGGAGGTACGCGCACAGCGCGCCGCCTTGGCCGACCTGCTCGCCGGGGTGGCCGACGACCGGGCCCGACGGGCCGCCGTGCTGCTGCGCGGCCGGGGCGCGGTCGACCTGCCGACGTTGACGGCGATCCTCGACGAGCCGGACGTGGCGACCGCCGACGAGGCCGTGCTGCTGTGCCGGGAGCTCGCCGCCCTCGACCCGCCGCCGGCGGACGAGGTGACGCGGCTGGCCGGACAGCTGCGGGAGGCGGCGACCGAGACCCTCCGGTACGACGGCGGTCGGTCCCGGGCGGCGCTGCGCAGCGCGGAACTGCTGCGTCTCGCCCTCGAACACCACGAGGACCGGGGCGACGGGCCCTGTCCCGTCTGCGCCACCGGCGCCCTCGACGGTGGGTGGCGGGCCGCCGCCGCCGTGACCCTCACCGAGTTGCGGCAGCGCAGCGTCGCCGCCCAGACCGCGGCGACCCGGCTCACCGCGCTGCTGCGCCAAGCGCACCACCTGATCGACGACCTGACCGTGCCCGACGGCCCCGGCTCGCCGCCGCCGACCGGGCCGCCGGGAAGCGTCGGCACGGGGGTGCCGCGGCACGGGGTCGGCACGGAGGTCCTGACCGTGCACGACGGCCCCCGAGCGGACACGCTGACCGGGTTGCCGCTCAGGGGCATCGGCGCGGACGCGCCGCGCCAGCGGGCCGGCACGGAGATACTCCGCGAGAGCGCTGGCACGGCGGGGCCGCGCGACGGCGACGGAGCGGAGGCGCTGCTCGGGGCGCTGCGGGAGGCTGTGGCCGCGCTGCGGGGCGTACCCGGGGAACCGGCCGACCTGGCCGACCACCTGGCCGCGCGGTACCCGGCGGTGGTGGCGGCGGCGGACGCGGCCCGCGCGTACGCCGAAGGGTTCCTGCGGCAACGCGACACCGGGTGGCGGGCGGCGGCGGCCGAGTTGCGCGGGTGGGTCGCCGCCGTCGGCGGGCTGGCGGCGCGGGAGGCGACCCTGGTTCGGTTGAAGGCCGCGCGCGCCTGGTTGAAGGAGACCGGCGCGGCGGTCCGCGACGAGCGGATCGCGCCGTTCGCCGCGCACTCGCAGCGGATCTGGAAGCAGCTGCGGCAGGAGAGCAACATCGAGCTGGGCGCGATGACCCTGGCCGGGACGAACAACCGGCGGCGGGTGGTCTTCCCGGTGAGCGTGGACGGCGCCGACAACGGCACCGCGCTGGGCGTGATGAGTCAGGGTGAGATGCAGGCCCTCGGGCTGGCCACGTTCCTGCCGCGCAGCTGCGCCCCGGAGAGCCCGTTCCGGTTCATCGTCGTCGACGACCCGGTGCAGAGCATGGACCCGTCGAAGGTGGACGGGCTGGCCCGGGTACTCGCCGAGCTAGCCGAGGACCGGCAGGTCGTGGTCTTCACCCACGACACCCGGCTGCCCGACGCGGTGCGCCGGCTCGACCTGGGACGGGCGCGGATCGTGGAGGTGCAGCGCGCCGAGCGGTCCGTGGTGACCCTGCGGCCCGCCTCGGACCCGGTCACCCGTTACCTCGACGACGCGTGGGCCCTGGCCCGCAACGACGAGCTGCCCGCGGACGTCCGTGGGCCGGTGGTGGCGGAGCTGTGCCGGTCGGCGGTCGAGGCGGCCTGCCACCTGCGGGTGTGGCGGGTTCGGGTGACCCGTGGAGTGCCGCATGACGACATCGAGGCGGCCATCGTCGACGCCTCCCGCCGGCTGACCACGATCGTCGCGCTGGCCGTCTTCGACGACGCGGACCGCGGTGGCGACGTGCTCGGCTGGCTGGGACGCCACGGCGGCTGGGCGGTCGGCGCGTACCGGGCCTGCCGGGAGGGCGTGCACGGGGCGTACCTGGCGGATCTGCCCGGCCTGGTCACGGACGCCCGCGCCCTGGCGAAGGTGCTGGCGTGA
- a CDS encoding type I restriction-modification system subunit M: protein MSNKHQELANFIWSVADLLRGDYKQSEYGRVILPLTVLRRLDCVLEPTKDAVLARHRQLKDLGVQNMDPVLRKTAGLSFYNTSEMSFRKLLGDQDHVALNLRAYIGGFSPGAVDVLEKYGFDTQISRLAEAGLLYQVVAKFADIDLHPDVVSNHQMGYVFEELIRRFSEISNETAGEHFTPREVIKLMVNLLLAPDEDDLVTPGIVRKVYDPACGTGGMLSEAQDHIQEHNPHATVEVYGQELNGETYAICRSDMMLKGGDPTKIAYGNSFSQDGHEDERFDYMLANPPFGVEWKKVENYIKAEHARGHAGRFGAGLPRINDGSLLFLQHMISKMKRPEDGGSRLAIVFNGSPLFTGAAGSGESEIRRWILENDLLEGIVALPDQLFYNTGISTYFWILTNRKDPARRRKVVLLDGRDYWTKMRKSLGDKRKMLTDEHITELTRAYVDAASIMDDPDHPQQAKVKVFKTTDFGYQRITVERPLRLRFEVTEETVALLAEARAVLKYPERETLLAVAKSLIGLKSATRAEFAMKLNGLGKLPAAVEKAVWEAFSVSDPEGEAQTHRNGKPLPDADLRDNENVPLGEDIHDYLKREVLPHVPDAWIDETKTKVGYEIPFTRHFYVYQPPRPLAAIDADIKALEEEIQTLLGVVTK, encoded by the coding sequence GTGAGCAACAAGCACCAAGAGCTCGCGAACTTCATCTGGTCGGTGGCCGACCTCCTGCGCGGCGACTACAAGCAGTCCGAGTACGGCCGCGTGATCCTGCCGCTGACCGTGCTGCGCCGGCTCGACTGCGTGCTGGAGCCGACGAAGGACGCGGTGCTCGCCCGGCACAGGCAGCTCAAGGACCTGGGCGTCCAGAACATGGACCCGGTGCTGCGCAAGACCGCCGGGCTGTCGTTCTATAACACCAGCGAGATGTCCTTTCGCAAGCTGCTCGGCGACCAGGACCACGTAGCGCTGAACCTGCGTGCCTACATCGGCGGCTTCTCGCCCGGCGCCGTCGACGTGCTGGAGAAGTACGGCTTCGACACCCAGATCAGCCGCCTCGCCGAGGCGGGGCTGCTCTACCAGGTGGTCGCCAAGTTTGCCGACATCGACCTGCACCCAGACGTGGTCTCCAACCACCAGATGGGCTACGTCTTTGAGGAGCTGATTCGTCGCTTCTCCGAAATCAGCAACGAGACCGCCGGTGAGCACTTCACCCCGCGCGAGGTCATCAAGCTGATGGTCAACCTCCTGCTCGCCCCCGACGAGGACGATCTGGTCACCCCGGGCATCGTTCGCAAGGTCTACGACCCGGCGTGCGGCACCGGCGGCATGCTCAGCGAGGCCCAGGACCACATCCAGGAGCACAACCCGCACGCCACCGTCGAGGTGTACGGGCAGGAACTCAACGGCGAGACGTACGCGATCTGCCGGTCGGACATGATGCTCAAGGGCGGCGATCCGACGAAGATCGCCTACGGCAACTCGTTCAGCCAGGACGGCCACGAGGACGAGCGCTTCGACTACATGCTCGCCAACCCGCCGTTCGGCGTGGAGTGGAAGAAGGTCGAGAACTACATCAAGGCCGAGCACGCCCGTGGCCACGCCGGCCGCTTCGGCGCCGGGCTGCCCCGGATCAACGACGGCTCGCTGCTCTTCCTCCAGCACATGATCTCCAAGATGAAGCGGCCCGAGGACGGCGGTAGCCGCCTGGCGATCGTCTTCAACGGCTCGCCGCTGTTCACCGGCGCCGCCGGGTCGGGGGAGTCGGAGATCCGCCGCTGGATCTTGGAGAACGACCTTTTGGAGGGCATCGTCGCGCTGCCCGACCAGCTCTTCTACAACACCGGCATCTCCACGTACTTCTGGATCCTCACCAACCGCAAGGACCCGGCCCGCCGGCGCAAGGTCGTGCTGCTCGACGGCCGTGACTACTGGACCAAGATGCGCAAGAGCCTCGGCGACAAGCGCAAGATGCTCACCGACGAGCACATCACCGAGCTGACCCGTGCATACGTCGACGCGGCGTCCATCATGGACGATCCGGATCACCCGCAGCAGGCCAAGGTGAAGGTCTTCAAGACCACCGACTTCGGCTACCAGCGGATCACCGTTGAGCGACCGCTGAGGCTGCGCTTCGAGGTCACCGAGGAGACGGTTGCGCTGCTCGCGGAGGCGCGGGCGGTGCTCAAGTACCCCGAACGGGAGACGCTACTGGCAGTGGCGAAGTCGTTGATCGGGCTGAAGTCTGCGACTCGGGCTGAGTTCGCAATGAAGCTGAACGGGCTCGGCAAGCTGCCGGCGGCGGTGGAGAAGGCGGTGTGGGAGGCGTTCTCGGTCAGCGACCCGGAGGGGGAGGCGCAGACTCACCGGAACGGCAAGCCGCTGCCGGACGCTGACCTACGAGACAACGAGAATGTACCGCTGGGCGAGGACATCCACGATTACCTCAAGCGTGAGGTGCTGCCGCACGTCCCGGATGCCTGGATTGATGAGACCAAGACCAAGGTCGGGTATGAAATCCCCTTCACGCGCCACTTCTACGTCTATCAACCGCCGCGGCCACTTGCCGCGATCGACGCGGACATCAAGGCGTTAGAGGAAGAGATCCAGACTCTTCTCGGTGTGGTGACCAAATGA
- a CDS encoding ribonuclease HI: MRPDEFLRTLALLPPPLHDRALTLRAFTRPTRCDDCQRIGDAVRLALTAAHYDELTSAGELLDTAERLAADHGIHRRSGDDQQRGRGRVVRWASASAPLVAATDASWKGRVGGIGYVVSDGHYGLLGRGTGRLDPTGASRVLINELRAVDYLLTGYDEAPVGMTVLLDCLAALRYLHRWQAGETGAMPAGYSLRERRWSDQPTLVRLAEQVARRPDLTFAHVKGHSGHALNEAADGLSHMARRRREESFDLRPRAHALVDAFLRDWHANATL, encoded by the coding sequence GTGCGTCCCGATGAGTTCCTCCGCACCCTGGCCCTGCTCCCCCCTCCCCTGCACGACCGCGCCCTCACCCTGCGCGCCTTCACCCGCCCCACCCGCTGCGACGACTGCCAGCGCATCGGCGACGCCGTCCGCCTGGCGCTCACCGCCGCGCACTACGACGAGCTGACCTCCGCCGGCGAGCTGCTCGACACCGCCGAGCGGCTGGCCGCCGATCACGGCATCCACCGCCGGTCCGGCGACGACCAGCAGCGTGGCCGCGGCCGGGTGGTCCGCTGGGCGTCGGCGTCCGCGCCGCTGGTCGCCGCGACCGACGCCAGCTGGAAGGGCCGCGTCGGCGGCATCGGGTACGTCGTCAGCGACGGCCACTACGGCCTGCTCGGCCGGGGCACCGGCCGCCTCGACCCGACCGGCGCCTCCCGGGTGCTGATCAACGAGCTGCGCGCGGTGGACTACCTGCTGACCGGGTACGACGAGGCGCCGGTGGGCATGACGGTGCTGCTGGACTGCCTCGCCGCCCTGCGCTATCTGCACCGCTGGCAGGCCGGCGAGACCGGCGCGATGCCGGCCGGCTACAGCCTGCGGGAGCGCCGCTGGTCGGACCAGCCCACCCTGGTCCGGCTCGCCGAGCAGGTGGCCCGCCGCCCCGACCTGACGTTCGCGCACGTGAAGGGGCACAGCGGCCACGCCCTCAACGAGGCCGCCGACGGGCTGTCGCACATGGCGCGCCGCCGGCGGGAGGAGTCCTTCGATCTGCGTCCTCGGGCGCACGCCTTGGTCGACGCGTTCCTGCGCGACTGGCACGCGAACGCCACGCTCTGA